The stretch of DNA TAAGCCAGCAACTCTGCCGTTCCCCAGTTCACCATGTTGGTTTCGGTCAGCATCGCCTGCCGGTCTTTCAGCAGTTTTTCGATCTGCTTCAATGGTTTGAAGCCTTCGGGCAACCTCACCAACGCCTTACCAATGGCCTGTATCGTGTCCATCGGTACGCCGGTTTCGGGCGACTGATCGAAGTCTGCCGGTTCACTAAACCGCAGTTCGGCCCAGTCGCGGTCGAGCCGGAGCGGTTTGTACGGGATTTCAGCTTTCTGCTTTACACGGTCGAGCCGGTCCTGCAACTGCTTCTTGAACTCAGCGTCCATGCGCGACGCCAGTTCGGCATCCACGTCGCCCCGTTCAATAAGGAACTTGTTGTAAATCTCGCGTGGGTTAGCGTGTTTGTCGATGATGTTGTACATCGTCGGCTGCGTAAACTTCGGTTCATCGGATTCGTTGTGGCCGTAGCGACGGTAACAAACCATATCGATAAACACATCGCGACTGAAGCGTTCGCGAAATTCAACGGCGAGTTTAGCACAGAAAATTACCGCTTCGGGATCATCGCCGTTGACGTGAAAAATCGGCGCGTCAATAATTTTGGCAATGTCTGAGCAGTAAATCGACGAACGGGCATCATCAAAATCAGTGGTGAAACCCACCTGGTTGTTGATCACAAAATGTACTGTGCCGCCGGTTTGGTAGCCTTTCAGCTTCGCCATCTGCGTCACTTCATACACAATACCCTGTCCGGCCACAGCCGCGTCGCCGTGAATCAGAATAGGCAGAATTTTGGTAAAGTCGCCACTGTATTCTTCATCGCCCTGTGCCCGCGCAAAGCCCTCAACCACCGGGTTCACGGCTTCGAGGTGCGATGGATTGGGGGCCAGTTTTACGCTGATTTGCTTGCCCGATGGCGTTTCGGTCAGACTCGAGTAGCCGAGGTGGTATTTCACGTCGCCATCGCCGTGTACGTCTTCAGGTACATTACCTTCAAAGCCATCGAACACCGCTTCGTAGGACTTGCCCAGTATGTTAACCAATACATTGAGCCGCCCCCGGTGTGCCATACCGATCATTACTTCTTCAACGCCCAGATCAGCCGCCGTACTAATGATGGTATCTAAGGCTGGAATGGTTGATTCACCCCCTTCGAGCGAGAATCGTTTTTGACCTAAGTATTTGGTTGCCAGAAAGTTCTCAAAAACGGTGGCTTCGTTCAGCTTTTCGAGGATACGCGTTTTTTCTGTGGCTGAAGGCGAGAAAACGAGGGCTTCCTTCTCAATTTTGTTCCGAAGCCAGTTTTTCTCTTCCATGTCGCGGATGTACATGTATTCGAAGCCAATGTTGCCCGCATAGATTTTCCGCAGCGACTCCATGATGGTTCGCAGCGTAGCGGGGCCAATACCGAGCAGTTTTCCCGATTCAAAAACCGTATTTAAATCTGCATCGGAGAGCGCGTAATCGGGCAGGTCAACGCGGGGCTGACGGTCTTTGCGTTCGCGCAGGGGATTGGTTTTCGCCAGCAAATGCCCCCTTGACCGGTAGGCTTTTATCAGGCTGGCAACCGATACTTCTTTCTCAGCATGGCTGGCATCAACGGGCTTGGCTTGCC from Spirosoma montaniterrae encodes:
- a CDS encoding 2-oxoglutarate dehydrogenase E1 component; the encoded protein is MDQYSYIANSDAAYVDQLYQSFKQDPQSVDASWQQFFKGFEFSLTYGEHAGATTNGTNGTTTTNGVATNGQAKPVDASHAEKEVSVASLIKAYRSRGHLLAKTNPLRERKDRQPRVDLPDYALSDADLNTVFESGKLLGIGPATLRTIMESLRKIYAGNIGFEYMYIRDMEEKNWLRNKIEKEALVFSPSATEKTRILEKLNEATVFENFLATKYLGQKRFSLEGGESTIPALDTIISTAADLGVEEVMIGMAHRGRLNVLVNILGKSYEAVFDGFEGNVPEDVHGDGDVKYHLGYSSLTETPSGKQISVKLAPNPSHLEAVNPVVEGFARAQGDEEYSGDFTKILPILIHGDAAVAGQGIVYEVTQMAKLKGYQTGGTVHFVINNQVGFTTDFDDARSSIYCSDIAKIIDAPIFHVNGDDPEAVIFCAKLAVEFRERFSRDVFIDMVCYRRYGHNESDEPKFTQPTMYNIIDKHANPREIYNKFLIERGDVDAELASRMDAEFKKQLQDRLDRVKQKAEIPYKPLRLDRDWAELRFSEPADFDQSPETGVPMDTIQAIGKALVRLPEGFKPLKQIEKLLKDRQAMLTETNMVNWGTAELLAYGSLLLDGKPVRLSGQDVQRGTFSHRHAVLHDIETNEVYSSLDHIQEGQRKFQVYNSLLSEYGVLGFEYGYAMATPHALVIWEAQFGDFSNGAQTIIDQFIAAGESKWGIQNGVVMLLPHGYEGQGPEHSNARPERYLQLYAEYNMVVANVTSPANFFHLLRRQVAWQFRKPLVVMSPKSLLRHPKCVSPLEDLTKGSFQEVLGDSYANPKKVKRVLLCTGKVYYDLLDKQQADQRDDVAIVRLEQLAPLPQKQLDAVLASYGKAERIWVQEEPENMGAWTYLLRSGMRLPIISRHAAASPATGFAKIHTQEQAEIVRRAFE